DNA sequence from the Sulfurimonas sp. HSL3-1 genome:
CTTTACGCCGATCCCGCCGTTTATGCAGGAGCTGCTCTCTGCCGGTGGCCTGATGAACTATGCCGAAGAAGAGATCAAAGCAGGAGGAAAAGCATGAAAACCTATAACATTGCCCTGATCAAAGGGGACGGGATCGGTCCCGAGATCATCGACGAAGCGGTCAAGGTGCTCGATGCCGTTGCCGCCCGGTTCGATTTCTCCATGCGTTATGAAGAGGTCCTGATGGGCGGAAGCGCCTACGACGTGACCGGCGATCCGCTGCCCCAGGAGACGATCAATGTCTCCTTGAATGCCGACGCGGTCCTTTTCGGCGCCATCGGCGGTGAAAAGTGGGACAACCTGCCGCGCGAAAAGCGCCCGGAGAGCGGCCTGCTGCGTTTCCGCAAAGAGCTCGGCGTTTTCGCCAACCTGCGCCCGGCCGTCGTCTACGACGAACTGGTCAACGCCAGCTCCCTCAAGCCCGAAGTCGTCAAAGGCGTCGACCTGATGGTCGTGCGTGAACTGATCGGCGGTATCTATTTCGGCGAACCCAAAGGTTGGGAAGGGGACAAGGCCTACAACACGATGGTCTATACGAAGCCGGAGGTTGTGCGCATCGCCCACACGGCGTTCAAGATTGCGATGGAACGCGGCAAAAAGGTCTGCTCCGTCGACAAGGCGAACGTCCTCGACGTCTCCCAGATGTGGCGCGAGACCGTCGAAGAGGTCGCCAAAGAGTACCCGGAAGTCTCCCTGTCGCACATGTACGTCGATAATGCCGCGATGCAGCTGATCCGCGACCCGAAACAATTCGACGTCATCCTGACGGGGAACATTTTCGGCGACATCCTCAGCGACGAGGCGAGCATGCTCTCGGGCTCTATCGGGCTGCTCCCCTCCGCCTCTGTCGGCGCGAAGATCGGCGTCTATGAGCCGATCCACGGTTCGGCACCGGACATCGCGGGGCAGGGGATCGCCAACCCGATCGCGACGATCGCCAGCGCGTCGATGATGCTCCGATTCGCCCTGGGCGAAAACGAGGCGGCGGACCGTATCGACGCGGCTATCAAGCATGCCCTCAAAGACGGCTACCGTACGCGCGACCTCGCCAACTACGATGCCAAAGAGCTCTGCTCCACCAGTGAAATGGGTGACATCATCGCCAACTACGCGGCCAAAGAATGAAAGAGTACCGGGTACTGATCGATTGTCGTGACGAAAAAGGGCTCGTCTATAAAGTTTCGAGCATCTTTTTCAAGTACGACCTGAACATCCTCTCCAACAGCGAGTTTGTCGACAGCGAAACGAACCTCTTCTTTATGCGCAGCGTCGTCAGCGGTTTCATCGACGGCAACGACCTGGAGAAGGAGCTGCGCGCCGTGCTGCCGGAAAAGGCGAACCTGCGTATCGTTTCCCCGGAGAAGAAGAACATTGTTTTGATGGTCACAAAGGAGTCCCACGCCCTGGGGGACCTGCTGATCCGCTACGAGGCCGGCGAACTCGACGCCAATATCCTCGGGGTCGTTTCCAACTACGATCTGCTCGAACCGCTGATCGAAAAATTTGGCATCCCTTTCTATACGGTGTCGCACGAGGGGCTCAGCCGTGACGATCACGAACAGAAGGTGCTCGAGTGCCTGGCCGCTTTCGGCGAGATCGACTATATCGTCCTGGCGAAGTACATGCGTATCCTCACGCCGAACTTCGTCGAGGTCTACGCCAACAAGATCCTTAACATCCACCACTCTTTCCTGCCGGCGTTTATCGGGGCGAACCCCTACAAACAGGCGTATGAGCGCGGGGTGAAGATCATCGGGGCGACGGCGCACTTCGTCAACAACGACCTCGACGAAGGGCCGATCATCTCCCAGGACGTCAAGCATGTCGACCATGCCCACAACTGGCAGGAGATGCAGCGTCTCGGACGCGATATCGAGAAGATCGTCCTTTCCCGGGCCGTACGCCTGGCCCTCGAGGACCGTATCTTCGTCTACGGGAACCGGACCGTTATTTTTTAACTAAACGCCAAATGAACAAAGTCCATTTGTCTACGCTGCCGCTAAGGCTACTTCGGCAGTAGGCCCACGCGCTTTGCGCTTTTAAAGGCACTCATGTTTAACATCGTTCTTGTCCATCCGCAGATCCCCAACAACACCGGCGCCATCGGGCGCCTCTGCGTCAACACGGGTGCCACGCTGCACCTGATCGAGCCGCTGGGATTCGATATCAGCGAAAAGGCGGTCCGGCGGGCGGGGCTGGATTACTGGCACAAGATCGACCTGCATGTCTGGGAGAGCCTGGAGGCGTTTACCGCAGCGCACCCCGATGCCGCGCGGTACCACCTGGCGACGACCAAGACGGAGCAGCCCTATTTCGAGCATACCTTCCGGGAAGGGGACTACCTCTTTTTCGGCAGCGAGACCGCCGGGATCCCCGCCGAGCTTCTCAACGCGCATCCGGAAGCCTGCATGACAATCCCCATGACGCGGGAGGGGCGCAGCCTCAACCTGGCGATCAGCTGTGGGATTATCCTCTATAAGGCGATTGAACAGAACTTTGAGACCTATAAGGAGATGATGTGAACGGGGTAATCGATACGATCATGCTGATCCTCTTTGTGCTTTTCATGTTTATGATTTTCGGCGGTTACCATCGCCAGAAATTCGAAGAGCGCGAAAAAGAGGAAAAACGCAAAGAGGCGGAGGAAGAATCCGCGTCATCCGATACAAAGGCCTAGGCTCAGAGCAGCCTGTCGGCCAATCTTTCCAGAGAGTGTTCAAACTTCTCAAACCATGATTCCGCTTTTCTGATCATCTGTGCCATGGGAGCTCCCTTTGTCATTCGATTTGACCTATTGTAGGACTGCATGACATCTTTCTTTTCAAATATTGCAATTTGACATATAATTTTGCTACGATCTTACATCGCTATACCATTATGCTATACAAAACAACGCGTAAAAGAAGGAGCTGAAGATGAAAGAGTTTGCCGACATCGTCGAGGAGATCAAAGATATCGTTTCCGGCGAGCTTCCTGGGAAAAAAGTGTTCGACAAGGATGTCGCCTCCCTGCTCGGGATCTCGCAAATGAACTTTGCCACCCTGAAAAAACGCAACAAGATCCCCTATGAGGAGCTGCTGAACTTCTGCGCCAAACGCTCCATCGCGATCAACTGGCTGCTCTTCGGCCAGTCGCCCGAAAGCCTGATCGAACCGACCAACAAGTTCTATATGGTCCGCTATTTCAGCGAGATCAGCGCCTCGGCCGGCGGCGGGGCGGACGTGTTCGACGAGGGCTCCGAACCGATGATGCTGAGCGGGAATTTCGTGCAGACCCTCGGCGGGGAGCAGGAGCTTCGCTTCATCGAGGCGATCAATGTCAGCGGGGATTCGATGGAACCGACCTTCAGCTACGGCGACATCATCTTTGTCAACCGCAGCAAAAAGGATATCGGCCGGGGCGGGATTTTTACCATCAATACCGAAGGCGGCCTTTTCATCAAACGCCTCCACAAGCGAATAGATGGTAAAATCGACATTATTTCTGACAATAAAGAGTACCCCGTCCAGACCGCCGCTCCCGATGCCATCGAGATCATCGGACGCGTTGTCGGGCGGTTCGGTCAGGTCGATTAACCGTCCCAGGGGCGGGAACCGGAGAGAAGATGTTTTCCCACCCACGCCCTTTGACCGCCCTGGCGGCAGCCCTCCTGGCCCTGTCGCTGGGCGGCTGTACCCCCAAAATGCTCCGGGACACGGCGGCCGAAACGCCGCTTCCCCCTCTCGCCGGCGTCGAGGACCTTCAGCGTTTCCCCCAGACGATCGATCCCTACCTTATCCGGCTGCAGGAGCGCAACGCAACGCTGCCGGTACAACAAGGGTACGAAAGCACCTATTACAAGGTGTGGGACGACGCGTATACGCCCGAAGCGCTCGAAGAGGTCAAGTGGCCCTTTGATGTCTACCGTCCCGAAAACGCCTACGGACAGAACCTCCAGCCCCTCTCGCAGGCATGGTTCTATGCGATGCTGCGCGAAGCGAACTGGCAGGCGTACGGCAGCACTGCCGGCCGTGCCGTGGCGCTGCGCCGCCTGGATCTGCGCAACTTCCCGACGGAGAAGCCCCTGTTTCGCGACCCCTCGGTGGCCGGGGAGGGGTTCCCCTTTGATTACCTGCAGAACAGTACCGTTTTCGCTGGCGAACCGCTCTATATTTCGCACTACTCCCGAAGCGGGGCATGGGCCTACGTCATGACCTCCTACGCGACGGGCTGGGTCCCCGTCGACCGCATTGCCCCCGTCGGCAGAGCGGAGCGGGAGGTCCTGCGGGCACAGCCTCTGCTGGGGCTGCTCGAAGACCGCATGCCGATCCACTCCCTGCGGGGACGCTATATGTTCGAAGGGTATGTGGGCATGGTCCTGCCGCTGCAGCAAAAAAGCGCGGCGCAGTGGCGCGTCGACCCGGCGGGCCACGCCGGGACCGCAGAGATCCGGCGGGAAGCAGCGGCGCCGCTCCCGCTCACCTTCACCCGCGAAAACATGCGCCGGGTCATTGCGCCGATGATGCAGACAAAATACGGCTGGGGCGGGCTGTACGGCGAGCGGGACTGCTCCTCGACGCTGCGGGACATCTTCGCCCCCTTCGGCCTCTGGTTGCCGCGAAACTCCTACAAGCAGTCCAGGCTCGGGAAGGTTATCTCGTTCGAAGGCCTTGACGACGCCGCGAAACTCGCCAAGATCGCTGCGGAGGGGAGACCCTTCGAGACGCTGCTCTACCTCAAAGGGCACATCCTGCTCTACCTGGGCGTCTACGACGGCGAGCCTGCGGTCCTTCACACGGTCTGGGGCGTCAAAACCGTTGACGACGAGGGGAACTTCGGCCGCCACATTATCGGCAAGACCGTCATCTCATCCCTGCGCCTGGGTCACGAACTGGAAGGGTACAGCGACGAATACTCTCTGCTGCATAAAGTGGAAAGTATGAATTTCGTTTTTGAAGAGGAAGAGGAGTAGGTACCGCGGAAGCGGTACCTAGTGAAGGTCGGCGTTGAGCTTGACCTCGCGGCGGGAGCGCAGGGCGATCATCTCGCCGGTAAAGGAGTCCTGGCGGTAGTGGATGCCGTTGAGACCGGCAAGCTCTTTCCCTTTGAACCAGTCGCCTTCGAGCTCGACGCCCGGATTGGCGGCTTTGATCTTCTCGAGCTCTTCGTATTCGATAAGGAACTTCGTCCCTTCGAGGATCGCGATACCCGCATCGATGATACAGGCGTCTCCCAGCGGGATGCCGCAGACGGAGTTGGCGCCGAGGAGGCAGTTCTTGCCGATGGAAATCGGGTTGCCGTCGGTGCCGCTGAGGACACCGAGGATGGAAGCGCCGCCGCCCACATCGGAACCGTCGCCGACGACCGCGGAGCTGGAGATGCGCCCCTCGACCATGCTCACGCCCGTCGTACCGGCATTGAAGTTGATGTAGCTTGCCCCCGGCATAACGGTCGTACCGGCATGCAGCTGGGCACCGAAGCGGACTTTGGACGTTTCAAGGATACGGGTATTGTCCGCCGGGATGATGTGCTGCAGGAAGCGCGGGAATTTGTCGACGAAGTCGATGTGCGGGTACTGGCCGGAGAACTTGAGCTCGATCTCGTTTTCGCGGAGCCAGTCGAGTTCGATCGGCTGGCCGTCGCTCCAGGCGACGTTCGGCAGGGCGCCGAACGCGCCGTTCAGGTTGATGCTGCGCAGGGCAACCTTGCCCAGGGACATCGCGTAGAGCTTCAGGTAGGTTGCCTCGACGCTCTGGCACGGCGCATCATTGAAAATGAAGACAACGCGGAACTCGCCGTCGCGCATGCCGCTCTCTTTGATCTGGTTGTACAGCGCAGAGATCACCTGGATGTTCTTGTGGGCATCGCCGTAGGCCTCGTCCGCATAAGGCGTGAAGGCGTTGAGACAGCTCTCGAGGAAAGGCAGGGTGACGTTGCAGATCGCTTCGTCGCCGCTGATATCCACCGGGCAGCCGCTCTCTTTGAGCGCCTCCATGAAGATCGCCGCGCTGCCGAAGTTCTCGTCCCAGTTGACGACCGGGTAGGTCGCCTGCAGGATCTTGTCGGTGTTCAGTTGTCCGAAATCGACCCGGCAGATACCGAAGGCGACCGGTGCCTTGTACCCTTCGCCGTTTTGAATGTCAGCCACTTTGGCCTTGAATGCGTCTGCAGTTTCAATCATTTCCATTCACTCTATCCTTGAATTTTTTCGGAATTCTAACACAGACCAGCTCTGATAACCCTGCATCTGACTTGGCAGCGGGATTTTCTAAGGCGCGTATTAAGGCGCTTCATTGATGCAAAACCGAAGCTGTCGGTTAGAAGTTGCGGTGTTATACTTTCGCAAAGGATTGAAGCAATGAGCAACTGGTCGACGTTACTGCAGTCGGATGACTATCTCGGTGTCAAGAAGAGCCTCAAAGAGGGCGCCGACGTCAATGAAAAAAGCGAGCACGGGGAGTCGGTGATCGCCCAGGCGCTGCGCCTGCGCTGCAGCGATGAGCTGCTGGAACTACTGGTCGGGGCGGGCGCGGACCTCTTTGATGCCGATGATGAGGGTGTGAGCGTTTTTGATGTCGCGATCACCTATAACAACCCGGCAATGGTGCGCAAGATCATCGCTGAAGGGGTCGACGTCAACGAGACCCGCCGGGCCAGCGGCTTTACCCCGCTGATGGCCGCCGTCTGCTATAACCGCAAAGAGATCGTCGAGCTTCTCATGGCGAACGGAGCGGATACCGCCATAACGGACAAGCTGGGGCTGACCGGCGCCGATTACGCCCGCAAAACCCATCGCAAACAGATGCTCGGCCTGTTGGGGGAAGAGGGGGCAGAGTGATGGAACAGATCAAAACCGTCTTTCTTCTCTCCTCGCTGGCGGTGCTGTTCGTGATGCTCGGCGGCTATTTCGGCGGCATGAACGGGGCGCTGATCGGCCTGCTGCTTGCCGGCGGGATGAATTTCTACGCCTATTTTTATTCGGACAAGATGCTGCTGCGGCACTACCACGCCGAACCGGTCACGCCGGAGCAGAACCCTCGCCTCTACCGCATCATCAGCTCCCTCGCGCACAAGGCGGACCTTCCGGTCCCGGCGATGTATATCATCCGCGAGCAGACCCCGAATGCCTTTGCCACGGGGCGCGATCCGGCACACGCCGCCGTCGCGATTACCGAGGGATTGCTGCAGATGCTTGACGATGAGGAGGTCGAAGCCGTTATGGCCCATGAGCTCTCCCACGTCAAACACCGGGATATGCTCATTGCCACGGTGGCCGCCTCCATTGCCGGTGCCATTGCGATGATCGCCAATATGATGCAGTTCGGGGCGATGTTCGGCAACAACCGCGGGCGCAACCCCATCGTCATGATCGCATTGGCGCTACTGCTGCCCCTGGCGGCCAGCGTCATCCAGATGACCATAAGCCGCTCCCGGGAGTTTATGGCCGATGCCGGCTCCGCGCGGATCACGGGGCACCCCGAGTGGCTGCAGCGGGCCTTGCGCAAACTGGAGACCTACAACACCCGCGGCAGCGTACAGGGCGCGACCCCGGAGAACGCCCACCTCTTTATCGTCTCACCCTTCGGCGGCAAACGGCTCTCTTTCGGGGAGCTATTCCGCACCCACCCGACGACGGAGCAGCGCATCGCCCGCCTTGAACTCCTCAAAACGGGGAACAGTCCGAAACCTTTCGAGCGCCACTACCGCTAAAAAAGCTTCTCCTGCCGCTCGTTCTCGAGGGGCTTGCGTTTTTCCTTGCTCAACCACTCTTCTAGCAGGTGCTCGACGACTTTGCTCAGGCTCATCTTATAGCGCTGCCGCGCGTATTTCATGCTTTCGTTCCAGACCTCTTTGTCGACGATGAGCGAGCGGGTTATCTCATTTTTCGGCTTCATGATATCATCCAATATTAATTATATACAAAATTATATAGTAATTTTTAGGATGCGTCAAATAGGGGATGACGGTTAAAGCCTTTTTAAAAAAGGGGAGAATAGAATGGTTGCCAAGGAGTGTCTATGAACCTGTCCAACGTTATCTCCGGCTTCTTCATTATCCTCGCACTGACGACGAACTTCGGTTTCTTTTACGGTGATCCGACGGTCATTGACGAGCACAGCCGGTATGAGCTTTTCGCGGCGATTATCTTCAACCTGATCGCGACCGTCTACAAACTGGGGGACAAGACGCAGATCGGCGCCGTATTGCTGGCGACGAGCCTGGTGGCCGATATCCAGCTCATCAGCTCCGCGTCGGTCTGGGCCTTCGGCGAATACGTCGTCGGCATGAACACGGAGGTGGTCGTCGCGATCATCTCGCTCTCGGGCGGGGCCATGATCGCCAATATCGTTTCCGTCATCCTCTTCACAGCGGAAACCATCAAATCGAAGCGCTGAGGCCGTGGACAATACCGCGCTTTTCCTGATCATCCGGCGCCTGCGGGTGCCGATGTTCGTGCTGATCACGACCTTTGGCATCTCCATCCTGGGCATGGTGCTTATCCCCGGCGTGGACGAGCAGGGACGGCCCTACCATCTGACTTTCTTTGACGCCTTCTATTTTGTCACCTATACCGCGTCGACGATCGGTTTCGGGGAGACGCCCTACAGCTTTACCTACCCGCAGCGTCTCTGGGTCTCTTTTTCCATCTACCTCTCCGTCATCGGGTGGTTCTACGCCATCGGCGCCATCGTTGCCCTGATGCAGGACAAGGTGCTCGCATCCCAGATCGACCTCTCGAAGTTCAAAGGCAAAATCCACGGCATCCGCGAACCTTTCATCATCTTCGTCGGCTACAACCTCCTGGCCAAAAGCATTATCCGCAAACTGAGCGACGAAGGGATCCAGTCCGTCGTTATCGAGAACGACGCGATGCGCATCGACGAAATGGTCCTGGCGAACTACACGCTGGAGATCCCGGCGCTGCACGGCGACATCAACGACCCGGACGTGCTACGCATGGCCGGTGTCAACAAGCCCCTGTGCCAGGCGGTTGTCTCCCTCTCCAGCGACGATGCGATGAACCTGCATACGGCCATGGCGGCCAAACTGCTCAATCCCCACGTGAAGGTGATCGTCGAGGCGACCTACGAGGAGTATGCGGAGAACCTCAATACCATCGGGATCGAGATCGTCGAAAACCCTTTCAAAATCGTGGCCAAGCGGCTGTACATGGGGCTGCGCGCCCCCTCGCTGCTGATGCTGGAGCAGTGGATCTACGGCGAACCGCTGCAGCTGCACCCCCGTGACATGATCCCCACCGAGGGCAAATACATTGTCTGCGGCTACGGCCGGATGGGCAAGGCGCTGCGCATCGCGCTCAAGCGTGCCGGCATCGAGTACGTCTTTATCGAAACGAACCCAAAAAAGGTGCGCCAGATGCGCAAGGACGATGTCCACATCATGGTGGGGGAGGGGCAGGACAAAAAACTCCTGCTCGATGCCGGGGTCAAAGAGGCCTCCTGCATCATCGCCGGCATGAACGACGACTTTATCAACCTGAGCATCGTGATGGCGGCGAAGAAACTGAACCCCAACATCTTTACGGTTGCCCGTCAGAACAACATCCACGACGACAGCGTCTTCAAAGCCGCAGACATCGACCGGGTGACGATCGTCAAGAACCTGCTGATCAATCAGACCTATATCGCCATCGCGCGGCCGCTCAGCGAACGGTTCCTGCAGCTGATCAAGAACAAGGGGGCGGAGTGGGGCGACGGCCTCATCATCACCCTCAAACAGATCATCGGCGACAATCCCGACAAGCTGGAGACCGTCGTCGACGAAGAGCATGCATACGCGCTCTGCCGCCACCTGGAAAAAGGGGAAACGGCGGAGCTGGAGATCCTGCTCCGCAGCCGTAAAGATCACCGCTACTGCAACCGCGCCGTTGCGCTCTACCTGCGGCGCGGCGATGAGGATTTTCTGCTTCCGGACCCGGGGATGCCACTTCAAATCGGCGACCAGCTGCTGTTTGCCGGGGACAGGGAGTCATTCGAGGATATCGCCTACAGCATGGAGAATCTCTATGAGCTGCAGTATGTTCTCGAGGGTAAAAGCTGTGCCACCTCCGTCAGCTGCCGCCTGCATACGGGACGCTGATCAGACGATATCGATCACGCTGATCTCACTGGGGGCGAGCACCCGCAGCGGGGGTCCCCAGTAGCCCGTGCCCCGGCTGACATAGATCTGTTTGTCCGCATCGACGCGGTAGCGCCCCGCGAGGTAGGGCTGGTCGATCATCACCAGCAGGCCGAAGGGGAAAATCTGCCCGCCGTGGGTGTGGCCGCTAAGCATCAGGTCGTACGCCTTGTGCTGCATGACCCGCGTACTTTTGGGCTGATGGGAGAGGACGATCGTTTTCAAGGCGGGGTCACACTCCGCAAAAGCGGCTTCGACGTCGTAGGGCATTACCCCCATCCGTTTGGAGATCAGGTCGTTGACGCCGACGAGGTTGAACCGCTCGGCGATCTTCACGCTCTCATTGTCAAGCACGGTAATACCCAGTGCATCGCGCAGGTGCGCCACAATGGCCTCCACGCCGTGGAAATATTCGTGATTCCCGGTAATGAAGAAGGTCCCGAAGCGGGACTGCAGCGCTTTGAGGGGTTCGAGTTCCGCGGCAACGTGTTCGATCTTCCTGTCGACAAGGTCGCCGGTGATGACGACCATGTCGGGGCGCAGTGCATTGGTGCGCGTCACGCACGATTCAACGAACTCCCTGCGGATGTCCAGGCCGATGTGCATATCGCTGAGTTGGACGATACGGAAGGGCTCCGCATCCGTTTCGCCCAGTGCGATCTGTTCAAAACGGAGCATCGGGCGGCGCAGACCGCCGATCAGCCCATCAAGAAGGTAACTGACGGCGGCGATGATCATCGTGAGATCAAAGCCGATCTTGATGAAGCGGCGGCGTTCGGGCTGAAAAGGGATGCGCTCCGCGGCCGTATGCATCAGGTCATAGACGAGGGCGACGAAGAAGAGGATGAAGGTAACGCCGACGCTGCTGCTGAGCAGGTAATAGAGCAGCGGCGAATCGGGCAGGAGGTGGGTCAGGGTCTGAAAAACGAAAAAGACCTCGACGATGAAGAGGAAAAGCGCGGCGGCCCTCCACGCCCCGGGCGTTCCGAAGTGAAGTCGTCGCAAGAAACGGCGGTAGGCGTAGAGGTTCAGCGCGCCCATGACGGCGGTGAACACGAAGCCGAAAAGCAAAAAGCGTATCATGTGATCTGGAAGGCGATCTCTGCGTCGTGCAGAAAGTCGGTAAAGAGCGCGAACGCATCGTCAACGTCGGGGGTTTCGCTGCCGGCGACGGAGATCTCGACACGGGCGACACCGTCTCGTAGCATCGGAAGCGAAGAGAACTCGATCGCCTCCGGCACCTTTTTCATGACGTCGATCAGCGTGTTTTCGCTTGTCTCGGCGATCAATGTTCGGCGATGGAGGTGTTTGGGCTGGGAGAAGTGTCCTTTGATGGCGGCTTCGATCATAGGGTGTGCCATCTCCGGGAAGCCCGGTACGAAAAAGTAGCGGTTCTCCAGGGCAAAACCGGACATATTGTTGACGGGGTTTTTGAGCAGGGTGACGCCGACGGGCAGGTCCGCCATACGGATGCGGTGGGGACGGGCCTCGTCGCCGAAACGCTCGATAATGTCCTGCTCGAACTGGAAGTGGCGCCGCAGCGGCTTATCGGTAAAGACCTTCGCCGCGATGGGACGGGTCAGGTCGTCGGGGGTCGAACCGATCCCGCCGAAACTAAACAGTACGGCATCCGGATCGGCGAGGACCATGCGAT
Encoded proteins:
- the leuB gene encoding 3-isopropylmalate dehydrogenase, whose protein sequence is MKTYNIALIKGDGIGPEIIDEAVKVLDAVAARFDFSMRYEEVLMGGSAYDVTGDPLPQETINVSLNADAVLFGAIGGEKWDNLPREKRPESGLLRFRKELGVFANLRPAVVYDELVNASSLKPEVVKGVDLMVVRELIGGIYFGEPKGWEGDKAYNTMVYTKPEVVRIAHTAFKIAMERGKKVCSVDKANVLDVSQMWRETVEEVAKEYPEVSLSHMYVDNAAMQLIRDPKQFDVILTGNIFGDILSDEASMLSGSIGLLPSASVGAKIGVYEPIHGSAPDIAGQGIANPIATIASASMMLRFALGENEAADRIDAAIKHALKDGYRTRDLANYDAKELCSTSEMGDIIANYAAKE
- the purU gene encoding formyltetrahydrofolate deformylase, which produces MKEYRVLIDCRDEKGLVYKVSSIFFKYDLNILSNSEFVDSETNLFFMRSVVSGFIDGNDLEKELRAVLPEKANLRIVSPEKKNIVLMVTKESHALGDLLIRYEAGELDANILGVVSNYDLLEPLIEKFGIPFYTVSHEGLSRDDHEQKVLECLAAFGEIDYIVLAKYMRILTPNFVEVYANKILNIHHSFLPAFIGANPYKQAYERGVKIIGATAHFVNNDLDEGPIISQDVKHVDHAHNWQEMQRLGRDIEKIVLSRAVRLALEDRIFVYGNRTVIF
- a CDS encoding tRNA (cytidine(34)-2'-O)-methyltransferase translates to MFNIVLVHPQIPNNTGAIGRLCVNTGATLHLIEPLGFDISEKAVRRAGLDYWHKIDLHVWESLEAFTAAHPDAARYHLATTKTEQPYFEHTFREGDYLFFGSETAGIPAELLNAHPEACMTIPMTREGRSLNLAISCGIILYKAIEQNFETYKEMM
- a CDS encoding LexA family transcriptional regulator, yielding MKEFADIVEEIKDIVSGELPGKKVFDKDVASLLGISQMNFATLKKRNKIPYEELLNFCAKRSIAINWLLFGQSPESLIEPTNKFYMVRYFSEISASAGGGADVFDEGSEPMMLSGNFVQTLGGEQELRFIEAINVSGDSMEPTFSYGDIIFVNRSKKDIGRGGIFTINTEGGLFIKRLHKRIDGKIDIISDNKEYPVQTAAPDAIEIIGRVVGRFGQVD
- a CDS encoding SH3 domain-containing protein, with product MFSHPRPLTALAAALLALSLGGCTPKMLRDTAAETPLPPLAGVEDLQRFPQTIDPYLIRLQERNATLPVQQGYESTYYKVWDDAYTPEALEEVKWPFDVYRPENAYGQNLQPLSQAWFYAMLREANWQAYGSTAGRAVALRRLDLRNFPTEKPLFRDPSVAGEGFPFDYLQNSTVFAGEPLYISHYSRSGAWAYVMTSYATGWVPVDRIAPVGRAEREVLRAQPLLGLLEDRMPIHSLRGRYMFEGYVGMVLPLQQKSAAQWRVDPAGHAGTAEIRREAAAPLPLTFTRENMRRVIAPMMQTKYGWGGLYGERDCSSTLRDIFAPFGLWLPRNSYKQSRLGKVISFEGLDDAAKLAKIAAEGRPFETLLYLKGHILLYLGVYDGEPAVLHTVWGVKTVDDEGNFGRHIIGKTVISSLRLGHELEGYSDEYSLLHKVESMNFVFEEEEE
- a CDS encoding tetrahydrodipicolinate N-succinyltransferase N-terminal domain-containing protein; amino-acid sequence: MEMIETADAFKAKVADIQNGEGYKAPVAFGICRVDFGQLNTDKILQATYPVVNWDENFGSAAIFMEALKESGCPVDISGDEAICNVTLPFLESCLNAFTPYADEAYGDAHKNIQVISALYNQIKESGMRDGEFRVVFIFNDAPCQSVEATYLKLYAMSLGKVALRSINLNGAFGALPNVAWSDGQPIELDWLRENEIELKFSGQYPHIDFVDKFPRFLQHIIPADNTRILETSKVRFGAQLHAGTTVMPGASYINFNAGTTGVSMVEGRISSSAVVGDGSDVGGGASILGVLSGTDGNPISIGKNCLLGANSVCGIPLGDACIIDAGIAILEGTKFLIEYEELEKIKAANPGVELEGDWFKGKELAGLNGIHYRQDSFTGEMIALRSRREVKLNADLH
- a CDS encoding ankyrin repeat domain-containing protein, with the protein product MSNWSTLLQSDDYLGVKKSLKEGADVNEKSEHGESVIAQALRLRCSDELLELLVGAGADLFDADDEGVSVFDVAITYNNPAMVRKIIAEGVDVNETRRASGFTPLMAAVCYNRKEIVELLMANGADTAITDKLGLTGADYARKTHRKQMLGLLGEEGAE
- the htpX gene encoding zinc metalloprotease HtpX, whose product is MEQIKTVFLLSSLAVLFVMLGGYFGGMNGALIGLLLAGGMNFYAYFYSDKMLLRHYHAEPVTPEQNPRLYRIISSLAHKADLPVPAMYIIREQTPNAFATGRDPAHAAVAITEGLLQMLDDEEVEAVMAHELSHVKHRDMLIATVAASIAGAIAMIANMMQFGAMFGNNRGRNPIVMIALALLLPLAASVIQMTISRSREFMADAGSARITGHPEWLQRALRKLETYNTRGSVQGATPENAHLFIVSPFGGKRLSFGELFRTHPTTEQRIARLELLKTGNSPKPFERHYR
- a CDS encoding DUF6394 family protein, which gives rise to MNLSNVISGFFIILALTTNFGFFYGDPTVIDEHSRYELFAAIIFNLIATVYKLGDKTQIGAVLLATSLVADIQLISSASVWAFGEYVVGMNTEVVVAIISLSGGAMIANIVSVILFTAETIKSKR
- a CDS encoding potassium channel family protein; amino-acid sequence: MDNTALFLIIRRLRVPMFVLITTFGISILGMVLIPGVDEQGRPYHLTFFDAFYFVTYTASTIGFGETPYSFTYPQRLWVSFSIYLSVIGWFYAIGAIVALMQDKVLASQIDLSKFKGKIHGIREPFIIFVGYNLLAKSIIRKLSDEGIQSVVIENDAMRIDEMVLANYTLEIPALHGDINDPDVLRMAGVNKPLCQAVVSLSSDDAMNLHTAMAAKLLNPHVKVIVEATYEEYAENLNTIGIEIVENPFKIVAKRLYMGLRAPSLLMLEQWIYGEPLQLHPRDMIPTEGKYIVCGYGRMGKALRIALKRAGIEYVFIETNPKKVRQMRKDDVHIMVGEGQDKKLLLDAGVKEASCIIAGMNDDFINLSIVMAAKKLNPNIFTVARQNNIHDDSVFKAADIDRVTIVKNLLINQTYIAIARPLSERFLQLIKNKGAEWGDGLIITLKQIIGDNPDKLETVVDEEHAYALCRHLEKGETAELEILLRSRKDHRYCNRAVALYLRRGDEDFLLPDPGMPLQIGDQLLFAGDRESFEDIAYSMENLYELQYVLEGKSCATSVSCRLHTGR
- a CDS encoding metallophosphoesterase; amino-acid sequence: MIRFLLFGFVFTAVMGALNLYAYRRFLRRLHFGTPGAWRAAALFLFIVEVFFVFQTLTHLLPDSPLLYYLLSSSVGVTFILFFVALVYDLMHTAAERIPFQPERRRFIKIGFDLTMIIAAVSYLLDGLIGGLRRPMLRFEQIALGETDAEPFRIVQLSDMHIGLDIRREFVESCVTRTNALRPDMVVITGDLVDRKIEHVAAELEPLKALQSRFGTFFITGNHEYFHGVEAIVAHLRDALGITVLDNESVKIAERFNLVGVNDLISKRMGVMPYDVEAAFAECDPALKTIVLSHQPKSTRVMQHKAYDLMLSGHTHGGQIFPFGLLVMIDQPYLAGRYRVDADKQIYVSRGTGYWGPPLRVLAPSEISVIDIV